TGTAGGTGTACACTGGAAATAATGTGGGCATTGTCTGCCAGAGACGGTCATTGCTAAAGTGAGATAACAATCCAATGAAGTGGGAAAAGGGATCAGTAGAGTTAATTACATGTTTCTAGTTTTGATTTTGGGGGGATCAAAATGTTTTTCTGTCTGAACAGTATCAGACTGTTATTTAAATCAGGGGTCCTCAACCTCCAGTCTGCGGCCCAGTAGAACTGGGCCACAGATATGGATCTCCGCTCCCCTGCATGTATGCATGGTGGGCATGTCACTCTCGAGCGGTGGGTGTATCACACTCATGGCAGGCATGTCACACTCGTGCGAGGGTGCCCCTTCCCCCCCGCGCATAGAACTTGTTCCCCCCAGCCAATccgtggccccaaaaaggttggggactgctaaTTTAAATTATTCATAGGATCCACTGCGCGAGAGATTTCTATCTCTCTTGATCTCTGGTTAGATTCCCTTGACCATACTTTTCCTCTGTTATTCCCATTTCCTTTCTGGCACACCATTTGTTTCATACAATAAAAATTTCTAATTGTTTTTACCCGATTGGGTTTCTTACACTGTTAGTATtttaatctgctttgattttatctgttaaactgtccagaatagtgcttttgcaTTAATAgggaagtatataaataaaataaataagtaaaataaataaattaaatgaaaaatactgAATTTCAGTTCCTCTTTATGCAAgccattgcattttaatttaatgGTATTACGAATATCCCAGCATTTTACATCTCTATTGCTACCAGGAAGTTTCAAGGCATGACCTTTGATCAAgctaaggaaaagaaagaaatgaatgagAATAACCTTGACTCAGAATGACGCCATCTATAATCATTTCCCTACAGTGGCCAAGATCCAATGCAAAGCAGTACAGACTTAAGCCTGCTCTTGACTCAGCTTTTATTTCATAAAGCCATTTTAACTAAGGTTCAAGAGTAGGTATTGctcaaaaatacagtacaagtcTTTGATTTGATAGCATTCCACAGATCTTTATGGAAAGATAAATGGGCCTACAACAAACATTCAGCAGAGGCATACCTTCTTTGTATGACAACCCTAGCTATCATTCCCTCCTAGAATGAACTAAGCCAAAAGGATGAAGACATGCAGGCTATGAATTCTCCTTCTGATAGTTTTGTTACTGCAAACCACAAGATGCATTACTAGCCCTCTTGAAGTCAACAGGGAGATTCCAAAGAGCATATTAAGGAGTTTGGTGATGTAGGTAGTTTTACAAGCCTCTGGACACCAGCTTTTATAAATCATATTGAGCTAAAACTCTGGTGCAGAAGATGGCATAGTAAAACTGAATTTGGTAATGACTATGGGTGACAGGCATCTAGCATGGAATTCTGTAAGAATGCTACTACTCTACTAAAGGAGTAGTAGATCCAGATTAGGCAAGaaagcccatggactggctgTCTCAATGAGTCAAGCCTTCACAGCTGGTCCATCTATCTACCTTTGCCTATTTGCTGGGTGTTGATTATGACACCTACATGTATCATCTCATACTTGCTTGAGAGACCAATTGGACCTGAAGTCTAGCAATATTTAGAGCAACTGAAACTATCTGGCTGCACATGTAGTGTATACAGAGTGATTAGTAGTCTCATACTTTGAAATCGCCAAAAGGCCCAATGAAAGATATTAATGTTAATCTACGGCGTATAGATATGACCAGCAGCTGCAGACTTCATAAGCAAGGTGAACACAGTCCTCCACTCATACTTCCTTGTAAAAGTAAGGTGGTAAAAAAAAGTTGTGGAAAACATTCTTTACCACTGAAGAAAATACAGTAGCTAAAATGTAATAATGAATGGACGTTCAAAATAGCTGTTTTCCCTTTGTGTTTTTCCATTGTCAATTAAAGTCTTAGCATTTCACCCAGACAATCTCCTAACTGTTAATGTTACCAGTTACCGTAGCTTTTTCATGAATTGTTTCCATGAActttactattttttattttactattttattatttttagccaTTCTGCATCACTGTAAGCAGCTTCTAACTGAATGGtgtaaaaacaaaatcaattatcaatcaatcatttaattaattaatgtgaattttttaaaaattaagtagcTAATGAGCTAATAGGGAACTAAGAACATGAGCAATATGGTAAGAGAGCATAGACCCTGCTTTTGCACTAGAGGAAACCCAGCACTATAAACAGTGATGGATTGTTCCCATGTTTGTCACTTGGCCAAGCTACCTTGAACCAGGTACACTTGAGTGCTCACCATGTTCAAGTCTGTGCACCTTGTACGTATATGCTCAGGTACAGTTGCCAACATATTGGACTCAGAAGACTTGGTTCAAAGTCATGCAGAATTCACACTGAAAGCATTATCGTAGATCCAGTAATTATTTCTATGGAGACTGATATCTTTGCCTTTCATTCTCTAATAGGGATAGTATACAGGATTTTGGAGATCATGTTATTGATTTTTCAGAGGCAAGACACAGCACCTGCCTGAACCATAAATTCTTCCTTAGTGAGCTGATCCAAGCATGCAATCACATGAAATGCAATGGGAATTAGTTGGAGACAGGGTCTTGTTTATAGCAGTATCCATTACGGAACAGCTTGTCCAAGATTCATCTGGTGCTCTCTTATGGGCTCCCCACCCCAGCACAAAACAGATATCCTTTAATTCACCAAAGCCTTTTGGTATCATCTTAGTATGgccttgtgtttttaaaatctattctgttacaattaaaaaaaagatcagaagCATTATCTACCTCTTATATAGAGCCACGTCCTTTCTGTTCATGGGAAATTTCTTACCTAGCCAAGGAATTCTCCTGGTGGAATAGACGAGGCAATACATTTTGCTTCCTGCCCCTCACCTCTATTACCCATGCATGAGAATACTGTAATGGGGTTCTCCAAAAGGGGAATATAGCATAAGGTGCTCCAGCTTACCCCTTTTTGCCAGCAGCAGTGTTGAGTAGATAGGCACTCAGAATACTGTATGCTCCTAGAAAAGCTGAATCTAACCCATTGCCACTTTAACATTTTGTAAGACACCCAATAATTGTTGGTATGGGACAGATTTATGTTTATATCTATATACAtagtgtgcatgtatgcatgtatgcatgtatgtatgtatgtatgatgttCTTGGTGTACAGatggattagatagatagatagatagatagatagatagatagatagatagatagatagatagatagatagatagatagatagatagatagatagatagatagatagatacctacctacctacctacctacctacctacctacctacctacctatctgtaCACCATCAAGAGATATACATAGACAAGGCaatatatgcatgtatgtatatatgagtGATGATGGTGgaaaaactcagagtgaatctgacCGAACACGGGCTAGAGCCCATTTGaaggcctatttcatggcagtggttccagcaaagaaaaggttctttgctgctgccattgcctCTGCACAAAGTCATCCAGCAGAGTTGTTCTGAGTGGTCAGGGGCTTAGTGCACGCTccaacaaaagaacaaaatattgaccactccaCAACACGCTGTGAGGAAATTGCACGACACTTTGCAGATAAATTCACTCGGATTCGCTCTGACTTGGACgctgtaattgatacagacccagtggaTGTAACGTTGGCCCCggcttgtcctgttttaatggatacttttcagttggtgcagcctgatgatgtggacaggattcttggaaagatgaatgccaccacatgtgtCCCTGGACACCTGCTCTTCCTGGCTCATAAAggcagccagaggaggaatggctgATTGGGTACAGGGggtggtaaatgcctccttgcagcaggataGGATCCCTACTTGCTTAAAGGATGCAGTAATAAGACCACTACTGAAgaagccctccttggatcccagTGTACTGGATAACTACCAGCCAGTCTCAACCATCCCATTCCTGGGCTAGGTACTGGAgagtgtggtggtttctcagctccaggaattccagagacagctttggtcaccttgccATTTAGGAGTTTTCGCAGATTTTAGCAGGAGAGTTAATAGCACTGGGTTTAAATCTTTCCCACAAAACCCAAAGGGGGTTAAAAGTGCTTAACTTTGACAGCTATAAGCTCTCACTCCTCAGCATAGAGAGGTAAATGGATAATTAAGTAGAATAAATTAAGGAATACTGAAAATGGAATAGTATCATTTCACGTTGCTGTTTAGAAATCCCATCATTCAACTTTGGCTATTTGGAAAGTGTTTTATTCAATCACACATTCCCTCAGTCTCTTCTaagagaatgaaatgaaatgaagcggCATGCTGTTGACCACTATCCGAATCCTGCACTAAGTAGCTACTGTACAAGACTAGTTGGGTTTTTGGTGCGTTTGTGAAAATCCATGCAAAAATATAATGAGATCTGCATGAGATTCTTAATTTTATGTAAACAGGAACCAATGAGGAAAAGTGAGACATTCTTCATAAAATGAAAACTTCACCAATCCAGCAcatttcttaatattttttttaataaatatacaTCTCACAGGTAGCAAAAATTATTCACaagatttacagtatatacatgaCAGAAATATTGCAAAGGTTGCAATACAGAGTCTGAGTGTTACTGATATCCCTTCTTGCAGATGGATGAGCTGTCATTTCCTGGCTTGAAAAGCCTCTGTCCACTGTGCAGCATAAAGCATgtgtctggaatggattatcagtcAGATTGGAATATAGGGAATGTCTTCCAGAAAAAGACACAACAGATGGTGCCCCTAGCTAGATCCATTTTCTgagaatgcactgaaaacatcAGTGGACCTTCCAGTTCTCATACTGCTTGTTTATTTGGACAATCAGCTCCCTGGCACAAATGGGGCCCAGACCTCTTCTGGTGTTTGACCGTCATTCATGCTCAAACAGTGCCTTGGACTGCGTACATAGCACTTGCTGTTCTAACAGAGTGCTCTGTGCTTCCTGGTCCAATCCAGTTATTGTTCACATGgtgtttgtctgttttttctCCACTACTTTTCCACTTTAACAAGGTACATGCCATCCACCAATTATGCAGTCATCATAGAGAagctagaggaggaaggaaaaaacaaaaccaaaaataaaacaaaataaatcagtttGTCATGAAATACTATATGAGAGCATACTTGCAAGTACTCTATAAACTTGAGCTGCTTTTGTAGAAGAAATTAACATCTGAACACTTGAATCAATCCTTAATTTCTAAAAGCTTAAAAAGATGCAGAGATGAAACTACTACCCAATCCGAGGCTCCCAAAACTTCCCCCTGATAAAGGGAATGCTAGGGAACTTCAGAATCTGACAGAAGGAGAATAAGAAGTTTTCGATTCATTTAAGTTAAATATTCATATTGTGTGATGATATCATTCTACCTGCAGAGTGTTctgcaagaggattctggccactgaagcTCATTCTCACTACCCAAGAAGAATGAATGACTTACTTCATCTTCTGTGAACTCTGATTCCGATTCACAGCTCTCATCTTCACTTTCTGGCAGCGTCTGGAGGTCTGCTGTGGTGAACTGCCTCAGCTGTTCCTGTATGAATGAGTTGCTTCTTCCCCACGTCAGTTGGTATGGCGAATAGCCCTGGTAGGTGACTTTGTTTACATCTGCTCCATGTTTCAAGAGAAGGGACACCAGTTCTTGATTCTGCAGATCAACAGCCAAATGCAAGGCAGTCCTTCCATTACAAGGTTCCTATTGAGAACAAAAACAGAATAGTGTATTTTATTAGTACTAGCAAacgtttttaaaaagttcaattttttttcaatcaCACAATCAGCTTTGATTATTTTTAATCGCAGAAAACTCACCTGAGCATTGACATCTGCTCCCAAGGATAGGAGATGCTCTACAATGGCCAAATAGCCTTGAATAGAAGCCAGATGGAGACATGTGTGTCCTGTAAAACAAACAGATGGGAGGAAAAATTAAGCACATTATCATTCCACAAAGCATAAAATCCTTCCAACACACTGGATGTTATCTTAAACCATATAATCTTGTACCTAATCCAACTCACACTAGTAGGACTTCATCGTGTGATGATTTTAGTAGAGAtaggttgatttttaaaaatgctgttattCAGATGTTAGACAACTTTCACTGTGATTATGACATTATTAATCAGGAATGGGGAACTTCCGGCCCTGCAGATATTTTGAGTGTTTTAGAAGCCTCAGCCAAGGCACTATATATACatttaaaacatctggacagctggATAAGTGGACAATAAAAAAACAGACATGTCCTCTCCTAGTTATCAGTGTCTTTCCAAGAGCAAACCAACTCCCTGAATCATTTTAAACAGTGTATGATAAGTACGAAGTCTGTCAGTAAGCTAAATATACTGTCTTATCACAATGCTGGTGCATGTGCTTACCGTTGTAGTTTGATGACTGCAGAAGAGAGTTGATTTGATGTTTCAGGCAGTACTGCGTGAGCACACCAACACCTCGGAGAGAGCCTTGCTCGCAAGCAATGTGGAGCGGTGTGTTTCCTCGGAAATCTCTGATCTCTGCATCACATCCGGCTTTCAGGAGAGTCTCTGCAATTTCAGGTTGGTCTGTGATCACAGCCAAATGAAGCGGTGTCTACAAATTGAAAGTGAGAAAGTAGGGTCATATGCTTGATAAGCAGGGAAATCCCCCAGATACACATCTGATGGCTTGAAGCAACTGGTTCCAAGTACACCTTCCTATGAGtaaatctctccctctcttctacACGAAAGGCTCCagaatctgcatttttcaggaCCCATGACTTTACATTCCTAAGCTTTTCTCAATGTTTATTCTTCTTGTGGTACGTGGTATCTATTGGTAAGATTAAAAGGCTTTCCAGGATACAGAGAAGCCTTAGGTAAAACTATGTGGCAGAGCAACAGCTGACGTACAGTCAGTCCCAGATTTAATTCCTTGCATATCCAGTTGAGCCAGGGTGCGCTAATGATTAAGAACACTGGACTGAAGCCAGAAAGaatgggttcaaatcttcactcaaCCACCAAGATCACTCAGTAGCACTGGCTCATGACcatctctcagcctaacctactACATAAAGGTTGTTCTGAGGAGAAAACTGATGACAATTTTGTGCTAAATGATGTTTAGCCTGTAAATCAAGAACTCTCTCACAGGGACTCCAACCCCTATGTGCGCCCTTGTGCCTTTTCAGTTGTCTCCTTTTCAGTGCCATGTCAATACTACTGCCAGCCTCAAAAAGTCACTTGCAAGTGCTGTAGGTATAAAACTATTGCAGCCCCTAAACAGATTTTGGTGGAAAAGTGTTAGAAATCAACATGCCAAATTAGTGATAGTACTGTAACCGGACAGTGACTT
The Pogona vitticeps strain Pit_001003342236 chromosome 1, PviZW2.1, whole genome shotgun sequence genome window above contains:
- the NFKBIA gene encoding NF-kappa-B inhibitor alpha, encoding MLSPSPLDYTMDFTMDHEPRPRHHPREALKKDRQLSLVQDDRHDSGLDSMKDEEYENLVRELEDIHLQPAEAAAGLQSGAGQPGQAWKQQVTEDGDTILHLAIIHEEKFLSLEIIHQAGRDTDFLNFQNNLNQTPLHLAVITDQPEIAETLLKAGCDAEIRDFRGNTPLHIACEQGSLRGVGVLTQYCLKHQINSLLQSSNYNGHTCLHLASIQGYLAIVEHLLSLGADVNAQEPCNGRTALHLAVDLQNQELVSLLLKHGADVNKVTYQGYSPYQLTWGRSNSFIQEQLRQFTTADLQTLPESEDESCESESEFTEDELLYDDCIIGGWHVPC